A single Paenibacillus sp. FSL R5-0517 DNA region contains:
- a CDS encoding glycoside hydrolase family 3 C-terminal domain-containing protein: MSTHQIGVPLEGFAEFSRTVAAEGAVLLKNEGQVLPLRENENVSVFGRIQVNYYRSGTGSGGSVHVAYTTNLLDGLRSKKNITVNEELAAVYEKWIEENPFDDGGKVWAAEPWNQKEMPLTDELVAQARSKSSKAIIVIGRTAGEDQDNADAPGSYQLTEDEKAMLKQVTAQFEHTIVVLNVSNIIDMSWLNETYLHPIQGVIYSWHGGMEGGNAIADVLAGDVTPSGKLTDTIAYSIEDYPSTSNYGNEFKNLYQEDIYVGYRYFETFRPERVQFEFGYGLSYTTFLAQHEEAKSVSKDGETYIEVRVNVTNSGTTYAGKEVVQVYYEAPQGKLGQPVKALVAFGKTGLLQPGESEILTISFPIHDMASYDDAGVTGHASAYVLEEGTYRLHVGTSVKQVQHVSIDGQDGYVIESLQLVEQLQEAMAPTEDFTRMKPGARKGDGSYELTYAEVPKRKISMANRIEQNLPQTLEQTGNQGHKLSDVKAGKVSLEAFIAQLSDQDLAAIIRGEGMSSPLVTSGTASAFGGVSDSLFNYGIPVACTADGPSGIRMDSGEKATQVSIGTLLAATWNKELVEELYVMEGQELLRNQVDTLLGPGLNIRRSPLNGRNFEYFSEDPLISGVFAAACTKGIMKGGSNATLKHFACNNQEKHRSKVDAVVSERALREIYLKGFEIAVKEGGANSIMTSYNPINGHWAASNYDLNTTILRGEWNFEGIVMTDWWAIMNDVTEGGEADRKYTNWMIRAQNDLYMVVPNYGAEINGWDDNTIESLENGTLTRGELQRSAINICKFIMNAPVSDRKHEIVENVASFQANASLSAEQAQVLVENAQVKPAVAEPVYMKVDEAGHYRIIVQIMSPEPELAQSACNLLLNDQLVTTIQTNGTEGKWIRQKLVKVDLEAGLYELKLDFTKPGLQIDWIEFKQV; this comes from the coding sequence TTGAGCACACATCAAATCGGAGTTCCATTGGAAGGGTTTGCAGAGTTTAGTCGTACGGTTGCCGCTGAAGGAGCCGTTTTACTCAAAAATGAAGGGCAAGTGCTTCCACTTCGTGAAAACGAAAACGTTTCAGTTTTTGGACGAATTCAAGTGAATTATTATCGCAGCGGCACGGGTTCAGGCGGTAGTGTACATGTAGCCTACACAACCAATCTGCTCGATGGTCTGCGCAGCAAAAAGAATATAACGGTGAACGAAGAGCTGGCAGCTGTCTATGAGAAGTGGATTGAAGAGAATCCATTTGATGATGGCGGAAAAGTATGGGCGGCCGAGCCATGGAATCAGAAAGAAATGCCTTTGACGGATGAACTGGTTGCACAGGCAAGAAGCAAATCCAGCAAAGCCATTATCGTAATTGGACGTACAGCAGGAGAAGATCAGGATAATGCGGATGCGCCAGGAAGTTACCAACTGACCGAAGATGAGAAAGCGATGCTGAAGCAAGTCACTGCGCAGTTTGAACATACAATCGTAGTGCTGAATGTCTCGAATATCATCGACATGAGCTGGTTAAACGAAACGTATCTACATCCAATCCAAGGCGTAATTTACTCCTGGCATGGCGGTATGGAGGGTGGGAACGCGATTGCTGATGTGCTGGCGGGCGACGTTACACCAAGCGGTAAACTGACAGATACGATTGCATATTCCATCGAAGATTATCCTTCGACAAGCAACTACGGCAATGAGTTCAAGAACCTGTATCAGGAAGATATCTATGTAGGTTATCGTTATTTCGAAACGTTTCGACCTGAGCGTGTTCAGTTTGAATTCGGTTACGGCCTGTCTTATACGACGTTTTTGGCCCAGCATGAAGAAGCGAAATCTGTGTCCAAAGACGGCGAAACCTACATTGAAGTTCGTGTCAATGTGACCAACTCAGGTACAACATATGCGGGCAAAGAGGTTGTACAAGTCTATTATGAAGCACCACAAGGCAAACTGGGACAACCGGTGAAGGCTTTGGTTGCTTTTGGCAAGACAGGATTGTTACAGCCGGGTGAGTCAGAAATTCTGACGATCAGCTTCCCGATCCATGACATGGCATCCTACGATGATGCGGGTGTTACAGGTCATGCTTCCGCATACGTTCTGGAAGAAGGCACATATCGACTGCATGTAGGAACCAGTGTGAAACAAGTGCAGCACGTTAGCATCGATGGTCAGGATGGATATGTGATTGAATCCCTTCAATTGGTGGAGCAGCTGCAAGAAGCGATGGCCCCAACGGAAGATTTTACACGGATGAAACCAGGTGCGCGCAAGGGAGATGGATCATATGAACTGACTTATGCAGAAGTACCGAAACGTAAGATATCCATGGCGAACCGGATCGAGCAGAATCTCCCGCAAACGCTGGAGCAGACGGGGAACCAGGGCCACAAGCTGAGTGACGTTAAAGCTGGCAAAGTGAGTCTGGAAGCCTTCATCGCTCAATTGAGTGATCAGGATCTGGCAGCGATTATCCGTGGCGAAGGCATGAGCAGTCCACTCGTTACTTCGGGAACGGCATCTGCATTTGGGGGTGTCAGCGACAGCCTGTTCAACTACGGTATTCCGGTAGCATGTACGGCAGATGGCCCGTCCGGTATTCGTATGGATAGTGGCGAGAAGGCAACACAGGTATCCATTGGTACGTTGCTTGCGGCGACATGGAACAAGGAGCTTGTTGAAGAGTTGTATGTGATGGAAGGACAGGAACTGCTCAGAAATCAGGTGGATACCCTGCTCGGACCTGGCCTGAATATCCGCCGGAGCCCGCTTAATGGCCGGAACTTTGAGTACTTCTCTGAAGATCCTCTGATCTCGGGTGTATTTGCCGCAGCGTGTACGAAAGGCATTATGAAGGGTGGTTCCAATGCCACACTGAAACACTTTGCCTGCAACAACCAGGAGAAACACCGCAGTAAAGTGGATGCTGTTGTCTCCGAACGTGCACTGCGTGAAATTTACCTGAAAGGGTTCGAAATCGCTGTAAAAGAAGGCGGAGCGAACTCCATCATGACCTCCTACAACCCGATTAACGGACACTGGGCGGCATCGAACTACGACCTGAATACCACAATTTTGCGCGGCGAGTGGAATTTTGAGGGTATCGTCATGACCGACTGGTGGGCCATTATGAACGATGTGACCGAAGGTGGAGAGGCGGATCGCAAATACACGAACTGGATGATTCGTGCGCAGAATGATCTCTACATGGTTGTACCGAACTACGGCGCAGAGATCAACGGCTGGGACGATAACACGATTGAATCCTTGGAAAATGGAACATTGACGCGTGGAGAGTTGCAACGCTCGGCAATCAACATCTGCAAATTCATCATGAATGCACCGGTGTCCGATCGAAAACACGAGATCGTGGAGAACGTAGCTTCGTTCCAAGCGAATGCTTCCCTATCGGCTGAACAGGCCCAGGTTCTGGTTGAGAACGCACAGGTGAAACCTGCGGTAGCTGAACCGGTCTACATGAAAGTGGATGAGGCTGGCCATTATCGAATTATTGTACAGATCATGTCCCCTGAGCCGGAACTGGCTCAAAGTGCATGTAACCTGCTCCTGAATGACCAGTTGGTAACCACCATTCAAACGAATGGTACGGAAGGCAAATGGATCAGACAGAAGCTTGTCAAAGTAGACCTTGAAGCAGGTCTGTATGAATTGAAACTGGACTTCACCAAACCAGGTCTCCAGATTGATTGGATCGAATTCAAGCAGGTATAG
- a CDS encoding glycoside hydrolase family 35 protein, whose protein sequence is MPLLTYKGSQFMYDGEPIRILSGAIHYFRVVPEYWEDRLLKLKACGFNTVETYVPWNVHEPQPGQYCFEGMADLERFIRIAGDVGLHVIVRPSPYICAEWEFGGLPSWLLAADDVRLRCNDVTFLANVDRYYDVLLPKLKPLLSTHGGPIIAMQIENEYGSFGNDASYLQYLRDGMVERGMDVLLFTSDGPTDPMLQAGSVSGHLATVNFGSGTQGAFAKLREYQAEEPLMCMEYWNGWFDHWGESHHTREAADVADVFEEMLRAGASVNFYMFHGGTNFGFYNGANCQQKDQYEPTITSYDYDSLLSESGEPTAKFHAVRDLIARYNDEDLGELVLPESKGTFAYGRVELNQQALLLPQLDRLSAPVQRTNPEPMEKLGQDYGFICYQTRISGPRERQELAVQEVRDRALVFVDGQFQGVLERGNTAVSISFEVPPEGADLLILVENMGRINYGPYLRDPKGITEGVRHGFQFLFDWTIHCLPLTDLSGLQFSKKFSAGDEEGERVGGGPAFYRGSFQVTGARDTFLRLDNWTKGVVFVNGFNLGRYWNIGPQKTLYVPAPLLREGENEITVFELHETADLAVTFVDTPDLG, encoded by the coding sequence ATGCCGCTGCTAACGTATAAAGGTTCACAATTCATGTATGATGGCGAGCCCATTCGGATTTTGTCGGGTGCCATTCATTATTTTAGAGTGGTCCCTGAGTATTGGGAGGATCGGCTACTCAAGTTGAAAGCCTGCGGCTTCAACACAGTAGAAACGTATGTGCCGTGGAATGTTCATGAGCCGCAGCCGGGGCAGTACTGTTTTGAAGGCATGGCTGATCTGGAACGTTTTATTCGTATTGCGGGAGATGTGGGTCTGCATGTGATTGTACGCCCAAGTCCTTATATATGTGCGGAGTGGGAGTTTGGCGGATTGCCTTCCTGGCTGCTTGCAGCTGATGATGTCCGTCTTCGGTGTAATGATGTAACATTTCTGGCGAATGTGGATCGTTATTATGATGTGCTTTTGCCCAAATTGAAACCCCTTCTTAGCACGCATGGTGGGCCGATCATCGCGATGCAAATTGAAAATGAGTACGGCAGTTTCGGCAATGACGCGAGTTATCTGCAATATTTACGGGATGGCATGGTAGAGCGGGGGATGGATGTGTTGTTATTTACCTCCGACGGACCGACAGACCCTATGTTGCAAGCAGGATCGGTGTCAGGGCATCTGGCTACAGTCAACTTTGGATCAGGGACGCAAGGAGCGTTCGCCAAGCTGCGTGAATATCAGGCAGAAGAACCTTTGATGTGCATGGAGTATTGGAACGGCTGGTTCGATCATTGGGGTGAGTCGCATCATACCCGGGAAGCCGCAGATGTAGCAGATGTATTTGAAGAGATGCTTCGGGCAGGTGCTTCGGTTAATTTTTATATGTTCCACGGGGGAACGAACTTTGGATTTTATAACGGAGCGAACTGTCAGCAGAAAGATCAATATGAACCCACCATTACAAGTTACGATTACGATTCACTGCTCAGTGAATCTGGGGAGCCAACAGCAAAATTCCATGCCGTACGTGATCTTATTGCTCGGTATAACGATGAAGATCTGGGTGAGCTCGTGTTGCCAGAATCGAAGGGGACATTCGCCTATGGGCGCGTGGAGTTGAACCAGCAGGCGTTATTACTGCCACAGTTGGACCGGTTATCAGCCCCGGTGCAACGCACGAATCCGGAACCGATGGAGAAACTGGGTCAGGATTATGGATTTATTTGTTATCAAACCCGAATATCCGGGCCTAGGGAGCGACAGGAATTGGCGGTTCAGGAGGTGCGTGACCGTGCGCTTGTGTTTGTTGATGGGCAATTTCAGGGCGTGCTGGAACGGGGGAATACAGCAGTATCGATTTCGTTTGAAGTGCCGCCAGAGGGCGCAGATCTATTGATCCTTGTTGAAAATATGGGGCGAATCAACTATGGCCCGTATTTGAGAGATCCAAAGGGGATTACGGAGGGAGTGCGACATGGCTTTCAATTTTTATTCGATTGGACGATTCATTGTCTGCCATTAACCGATCTGTCGGGTTTGCAATTTAGTAAGAAATTTTCGGCAGGGGATGAAGAAGGAGAGAGAGTGGGGGGAGGGCCAGCCTTTTACCGGGGAAGTTTTCAAGTAACGGGTGCAAGAGATACTTTTCTGCGTCTGGATAACTGGACCAAAGGTGTTGTCTTTGTAAACGGATTCAATCTGGGTCGCTACTGGAATATAGGACCGCAAAAAACATTGTACGTACCTGCCCCACTCCTTCGCGAAGGTGAGAATGAAATTACTGTATTTGAACTCCACGAGACGGCTGATCTGGCCGTTACGTTCGTGGATACACCGGATTTGGGCTAG
- a CDS encoding copper homeostasis protein CutC, producing the protein MSRQPVLEVIAVDVEDAKAAEEGGADRIELVSAMSEGGLTPSYGVMAHVLSQVSIPVYVMIRPHSRSFRYSADDMHAMTRDVRVAKELGAAGIVIGALTEEGEVDLLSVQSCMAEAEGLGVTFHRAIDVSASLTEALKVINTWGNVERVLTSGGRRTAPEAILELKRLQELGQTLNIAVMAGSGITVDGIQALVQKTNITEIHMGSGVRYEGSFNCPIDPHLVEEAKQQLWLASTAIHGQECNE; encoded by the coding sequence ATGAGCAGACAGCCTGTATTGGAAGTCATTGCTGTGGATGTGGAAGATGCCAAGGCAGCTGAGGAGGGAGGCGCCGATCGGATTGAGCTGGTGTCTGCGATGTCTGAAGGGGGACTTACCCCCAGTTATGGCGTTATGGCGCATGTGTTGTCCCAGGTATCCATTCCGGTGTATGTGATGATTCGTCCCCATAGCCGCTCGTTCCGCTATAGTGCAGATGACATGCACGCCATGACCCGCGATGTTCGGGTGGCGAAGGAACTGGGAGCCGCTGGCATCGTGATTGGTGCTCTTACAGAAGAAGGTGAGGTGGACCTTCTATCCGTGCAATCCTGCATGGCCGAAGCTGAAGGGTTGGGCGTTACATTTCATCGGGCGATTGATGTGAGTGCAAGCCTGACTGAGGCGCTCAAGGTCATCAACACATGGGGCAACGTGGAACGTGTGCTTACATCGGGAGGGAGACGGACGGCGCCTGAAGCCATACTGGAACTAAAACGGCTTCAGGAACTGGGGCAAACCTTGAACATCGCTGTCATGGCAGGGTCGGGGATAACCGTAGATGGCATTCAGGCCCTCGTCCAAAAAACAAATATCACAGAGATACATATGGGATCAGGCGTGCGGTATGAAGGCAGCTTTAATTGTCCCATCGATCCACATTTGGTTGAAGAAGCCAAGCAACAGTTATGGCTTGCATCAACAGCAATTCACGGACAGGAGTGTAATGAGTAG
- a CDS encoding low temperature requirement protein A, with product MMEKKVTWLELFYDLLFVAAVSKAGHVLLHAEHGVITFEYLMKFVLIFIPVWWAWVGQTLFINRYGQDILIHRIFLILQLLSVMVMTASLSTHFDQYYLSFFVGYIGSRAFTAIQYLTVHKSKSEHQQQAARYLGTCFLIGILISSGSLFFDSWLRYLILYAGIAVDIVLPLIGRKNLVKVPVQTHHLLERFALFTLILLGESVVSIIAVLQADHWDMKSILFAAFTSIFVIAIWWQYFDNVEKKVSKEIQTAGQAIIYGHLFIYISMSMIAASIQLLYQNQLNYVFMLGFVFGSALLYFLSTSLVFHRYRHAHLRLGPRHLAFMVGLLVAFVLVDLVYRVPGYVIMGEDMLFFLVYAKLTT from the coding sequence ATGATGGAGAAAAAGGTTACATGGCTGGAGCTGTTTTACGATCTGCTCTTCGTAGCTGCGGTCTCCAAGGCGGGTCATGTCTTGTTACATGCCGAACACGGAGTAATTACGTTTGAATACTTAATGAAGTTTGTGCTTATTTTCATCCCTGTTTGGTGGGCATGGGTTGGTCAGACCTTGTTTATTAACCGCTATGGTCAAGACATCCTGATTCATAGAATATTTCTCATCCTTCAACTCCTGTCCGTGATGGTCATGACGGCGAGCCTGTCTACCCATTTTGACCAATACTACCTGTCCTTCTTCGTGGGTTATATCGGTTCACGGGCGTTTACGGCGATACAGTATCTGACGGTTCACAAGTCGAAAAGTGAGCATCAACAGCAAGCCGCCCGGTACTTGGGCACATGTTTCCTCATTGGTATATTGATCTCATCAGGTTCACTATTCTTCGATTCCTGGCTGCGCTACTTGATTTTGTATGCAGGAATTGCAGTGGACATTGTGCTTCCGTTGATCGGACGTAAAAATCTGGTGAAAGTACCTGTTCAGACTCATCATTTGTTGGAACGTTTTGCGTTATTTACACTCATCCTGCTGGGTGAATCGGTAGTTAGTATTATCGCTGTGCTGCAAGCCGATCATTGGGATATGAAATCTATCCTGTTTGCCGCATTTACGTCCATCTTTGTCATTGCGATATGGTGGCAGTACTTTGACAACGTGGAGAAAAAGGTCAGCAAAGAGATTCAGACTGCCGGACAAGCGATCATATACGGCCATCTGTTCATCTACATCTCCATGAGTATGATCGCTGCTTCAATTCAGCTGTTATATCAGAACCAGTTAAACTATGTGTTCATGCTAGGGTTTGTGTTTGGATCGGCGCTACTGTATTTCTTGTCGACCTCACTTGTGTTCCATCGTTATAGACACGCACATCTGCGACTGGGTCCGCGTCATCTGGCGTTCATGGTAGGGTTACTGGTGGCATTTGTCCTTGTGGATCTGGTCTACCGGGTTCCGGGTTATGTCATCATGGGCGAAGACATGTTATTCTTCCTGGTGTATGCGAAACTTACGACTTGA
- a CDS encoding sugar phosphate isomerase/epimerase, whose product MKVGLSTYSLQQALDRKELTVPDAIRWIADQGGEHVEIVPMGFSLIEHPELIDEIKAVAKEVGIDISNYAIGANFAVQEDAEALEQEIQNVMRHVDVAAALGVKLMRHDVAFRPSPEGTVAQFEIDLPVLVKACQRIADYAADFGITTSVENHGYYVQSSERIQRLLHETARNNFKTTLDVGNFLCVDEDPVSAVKNNIPYASIVHAKDFYWRPSYRNPGEGWFQTSHGNYLRGAIVGHGDINMPEVMRVLKQSGYDGYISVEFEGMEDCKTASRIAMDNVRRLWEEA is encoded by the coding sequence ATGAAAGTTGGACTCAGCACCTACAGTCTGCAACAAGCACTGGATCGTAAAGAATTAACCGTACCGGATGCCATTCGCTGGATCGCCGATCAGGGCGGGGAACATGTGGAGATTGTTCCGATGGGATTCAGTCTGATCGAACATCCGGAGTTGATTGATGAGATTAAAGCTGTCGCAAAAGAGGTAGGAATCGATATTTCCAATTATGCTATCGGCGCTAACTTTGCTGTACAGGAGGACGCCGAAGCATTAGAGCAAGAGATCCAGAATGTGATGCGACATGTGGATGTGGCTGCTGCATTGGGTGTAAAACTGATGCGGCATGACGTGGCTTTCCGTCCCTCACCGGAAGGAACCGTAGCACAGTTCGAGATCGACCTGCCTGTACTGGTGAAGGCTTGTCAGCGGATAGCCGATTATGCAGCGGATTTTGGGATTACAACAAGTGTGGAGAACCATGGGTACTATGTGCAGTCGAGTGAGCGAATTCAACGTTTGCTCCACGAAACGGCGCGGAATAACTTCAAAACCACCCTGGATGTCGGGAATTTCCTCTGTGTGGATGAAGATCCGGTGAGTGCGGTGAAAAATAATATTCCGTACGCGTCGATTGTGCATGCCAAAGACTTCTATTGGAGACCTTCCTACCGGAACCCCGGTGAAGGCTGGTTCCAAACCTCGCATGGCAATTACCTGCGTGGTGCCATTGTGGGCCATGGCGATATCAACATGCCTGAAGTTATGCGTGTGTTAAAACAATCCGGGTATGACGGATATATCTCGGTCGAATTTGAAGGCATGGAGGATTGCAAAACTGCCTCACGCATTGCCATGGATAACGTCCGCCGCCTATGGGAAGAGGCATAG
- a CDS encoding Gfo/Idh/MocA family oxidoreductase, producing MSKLKVAVIGAGSISDCHLQAYASNPDVEIYAICDLNAERAAEVAKQYNAPHVFTDYKELLAMPEIHSVSICTWNDSHAEISIAALDAGKNVLCEKPLCQTVEDALEVEKAVHRSGKLLQVGFVRRYSDNAQILKRFIDEGELGEIYYAKASSLRRLGNPGGWFSDINRSGGGPLIDIGVHVIDICWYLMGRPKVKSVSANVSNRLGNRSNINNLSFYKAADYDAQQNTVEDMANALIRFENGASLLVDVSFTLHAKADETSVKLYGDKGGAELEPEISIIGEKFNTILNMTPQVDFKSFDFMGSFRNEINHFIDSTQGRKETLSPVEDGVEVMKMLCAIYESARQGREITL from the coding sequence ATGTCCAAATTGAAAGTCGCCGTGATCGGTGCCGGATCCATATCCGATTGCCACTTGCAAGCCTATGCCAGTAATCCTGACGTTGAGATATACGCTATCTGCGACCTGAATGCAGAACGTGCCGCAGAAGTGGCGAAGCAATATAATGCACCTCATGTGTTTACCGACTACAAGGAACTGCTCGCAATGCCCGAGATTCATTCCGTTAGCATCTGTACATGGAACGACTCCCATGCCGAGATTAGCATTGCTGCGCTGGACGCAGGCAAAAACGTGTTATGTGAGAAACCACTCTGCCAAACGGTGGAGGATGCCCTTGAGGTAGAGAAGGCCGTTCATCGCAGCGGAAAACTGCTGCAAGTTGGTTTTGTTCGCCGCTATAGTGACAATGCACAGATTCTGAAGAGGTTCATCGACGAGGGTGAACTGGGCGAGATCTATTATGCCAAAGCCTCAAGTCTGCGCCGTCTGGGTAATCCGGGTGGCTGGTTCTCCGATATCAACCGCTCCGGCGGTGGACCCCTGATCGATATCGGGGTGCATGTGATCGATATTTGCTGGTATCTGATGGGCAGACCGAAGGTGAAATCCGTCTCCGCTAACGTGTCCAATCGATTGGGGAACCGCTCGAACATTAACAATCTGTCGTTCTACAAAGCGGCGGACTATGACGCGCAGCAGAATACTGTTGAGGATATGGCAAATGCCCTGATTCGTTTCGAGAATGGTGCGAGCCTGCTCGTGGATGTCAGCTTCACGCTCCATGCCAAAGCAGATGAGACCTCAGTCAAGCTATATGGTGACAAAGGCGGTGCCGAGCTGGAGCCGGAAATTTCGATTATTGGCGAGAAATTTAACACCATTTTGAACATGACTCCACAGGTGGATTTCAAATCATTCGACTTTATGGGCTCGTTCCGCAATGAAATCAACCATTTTATCGATAGTACACAGGGCCGCAAAGAAACACTTAGCCCAGTTGAAGATGGCGTCGAAGTAATGAAAATGCTCTGTGCCATCTACGAATCAGCCCGTCAGGGACGTGAAATTACGTTGTAG
- a CDS encoding alpha-L-fucosidase translates to MNHGLEPAEWIKSAAEVSPSERQLRWQEMEFYAFIHFTVNTFTDREWGTGQEDPLIFNPSELSAAQWVQACKAAGMKGLILTCKHHDGFCLWPSEFTAHTVAASPWRNGAGDLVQEVADACREGGLKFGVYLSPWDRHEESYGDSERYNQFFLHQLRELLTNYGDIFCVWFDGACGEGPNGKRQIYDWDAYYALIRELQPEAVISVCGPDVRWCGNEAGHTRESEWSVVPAHMQDNEKIQEQSQQVDDGEFATRIDTQDRDLGSREVIRSQGEQLIWYPAEVNTSIRPGWFYHASEDDQVKTLEELLAVYYGAVGGNATFLLNLPPDTRGLIHERDVERLQELGDSLRAIFQENLALQALVKASETMDEQHAASEVLTERRDTYWCPHEGTEQAWIELDLQEETTFDRVVLMEHIETGQRIERFTLESQRADGGWEAFYTGTVVGYKRICCFPQVTLRSMRLTIHESRWYPTLSGLGIYLSEQGGMRNAAANV, encoded by the coding sequence ATGAATCATGGACTGGAGCCAGCCGAATGGATCAAATCCGCAGCAGAGGTTAGCCCATCCGAACGCCAGTTGAGATGGCAGGAGATGGAGTTTTACGCGTTTATTCATTTTACGGTAAATACATTCACGGATCGGGAATGGGGCACTGGGCAGGAAGACCCGTTGATCTTCAATCCTTCTGAACTGAGCGCAGCGCAATGGGTGCAGGCATGCAAGGCTGCCGGGATGAAGGGGCTGATTTTGACGTGTAAGCATCATGATGGATTTTGTTTGTGGCCGAGTGAGTTTACAGCGCACACGGTCGCAGCCAGTCCGTGGAGGAATGGAGCGGGGGATTTGGTTCAGGAAGTCGCGGATGCCTGCCGTGAGGGTGGATTAAAGTTTGGCGTGTACCTGTCTCCTTGGGATCGGCATGAAGAATCCTACGGGGATTCCGAGAGGTATAACCAGTTTTTCCTCCATCAGTTACGAGAGCTGCTCACGAATTACGGGGACATCTTCTGTGTGTGGTTTGACGGCGCGTGTGGTGAGGGTCCGAATGGCAAAAGACAGATCTATGACTGGGACGCCTATTATGCGCTCATTCGTGAACTCCAGCCCGAAGCTGTCATCTCGGTATGTGGACCGGATGTTCGTTGGTGCGGCAATGAGGCGGGGCATACGCGGGAATCGGAATGGAGCGTTGTGCCTGCGCATATGCAGGATAATGAGAAGATTCAGGAGCAATCGCAGCAGGTGGATGATGGCGAGTTTGCCACAAGGATCGATACACAGGACCGTGATTTGGGAAGCCGAGAGGTCATTCGTTCCCAAGGTGAGCAATTGATCTGGTACCCTGCTGAGGTGAATACTTCGATTCGTCCGGGATGGTTCTATCATGCCAGTGAAGATGATCAGGTCAAAACATTGGAAGAACTGCTCGCCGTCTATTACGGCGCAGTGGGAGGCAATGCCACCTTTTTGCTCAATCTGCCACCGGATACGCGTGGTCTCATTCATGAACGGGATGTAGAGCGACTACAGGAATTGGGAGATTCACTACGTGCCATTTTTCAGGAAAATTTGGCCTTGCAGGCGCTGGTAAAAGCATCGGAGACGATGGATGAACAACATGCCGCATCAGAGGTGCTGACGGAACGACGGGATACGTATTGGTGTCCTCATGAAGGAACGGAGCAGGCTTGGATCGAGCTGGATTTGCAGGAGGAAACGACGTTTGACCGGGTGGTGCTGATGGAACATATCGAGACAGGCCAACGGATTGAGCGTTTTACACTGGAGTCACAGAGGGCAGATGGGGGTTGGGAGGCGTTCTACACGGGGACTGTGGTGGGGTATAAACGAATTTGCTGTTTCCCCCAGGTCACATTGAGAAGCATGCGATTAACCATTCATGAATCCAGATGGTATCCTACGTTGTCCGGGTTAGGCATATATCTGAGCGAGCAGGGAGGGATGCGAAATGCCGCTGCTAACGTATAA
- a CDS encoding sialidase family protein, giving the protein MKIIGDKQFIFQEGQPFQSSHASTVAVLPDGDLLAAWFAGQHEKASDVAIWLARQSDNGAWSVPCKVADEEGIAHWNPVLYAQNDSLMLFYKVGHEITDWHTRFIQSVDGGYTWTASRELVSGDIGGRGPVRNKPIQLADGTILAPASIERLDPEVSGKQIWESFVDISTDHGGTWTKSAHVPMDLSTYVGSEHWFAKGLIQPALWSSGGERVHMLLRSTEGVIYRSDSLDGGRTWCEAYATELPNNNSGIDAIRMEYGLLALVYNPIRGYTTESPRTPLVITFSRDNGQTWSDEYVLENEPGEYSYPAIVSKGKVLYVTYTWKRDRIACWKLTVTHNDEEGPQER; this is encoded by the coding sequence ATGAAGATCATTGGCGACAAACAATTTATCTTTCAGGAAGGTCAGCCTTTTCAGAGCAGTCATGCGTCCACGGTTGCTGTGTTACCAGATGGTGATCTGCTGGCTGCTTGGTTTGCAGGTCAGCATGAGAAGGCGAGTGATGTAGCGATTTGGCTCGCAAGGCAGAGTGATAACGGAGCGTGGTCTGTTCCATGCAAAGTTGCAGATGAGGAAGGTATAGCTCACTGGAACCCGGTGCTATATGCACAGAATGATTCACTGATGCTCTTTTATAAAGTAGGGCATGAAATTACGGACTGGCATACCCGCTTCATTCAATCAGTAGACGGTGGGTACACGTGGACAGCTTCTCGGGAGCTGGTGTCCGGAGATATTGGTGGCCGTGGGCCGGTTCGGAACAAACCTATTCAGTTGGCGGATGGAACAATACTGGCTCCTGCATCGATTGAACGATTGGACCCTGAGGTATCAGGCAAGCAGATCTGGGAGTCATTTGTCGATATCTCTACAGATCACGGGGGAACATGGACGAAGAGTGCGCATGTGCCGATGGATCTGTCCACCTATGTTGGGTCTGAGCATTGGTTTGCCAAGGGGCTGATCCAGCCTGCATTATGGTCTTCTGGTGGAGAGCGCGTTCACATGCTTCTGCGCAGTACGGAAGGGGTTATTTATCGCAGTGATTCGCTAGATGGTGGACGCACATGGTGCGAAGCTTACGCTACAGAACTACCCAATAACAATAGTGGGATTGATGCCATACGCATGGAGTATGGCTTGCTTGCGCTTGTCTACAATCCAATCCGTGGATACACAACGGAGAGTCCTCGAACCCCGCTGGTGATTACTTTTTCAAGGGACAATGGTCAGACCTGGAGTGATGAATATGTGCTGGAGAATGAACCGGGGGAATACTCGTATCCGGCAATCGTATCCAAGGGGAAGGTTCTATATGTCACCTATACATGGAAAAGGGATCGGATTGCATGTTGGAAGCTGACCGTCACTCATAACGATGAAGAAGGGCCGCAGGAGCGCTGA